One window of Toxotes jaculatrix isolate fToxJac2 chromosome 19, fToxJac2.pri, whole genome shotgun sequence genomic DNA carries:
- the snw1 gene encoding SNW domain-containing protein 1, producing MSLASFLPAPTQLSQDQLEAEERLRAQKSYSTALVSSLREPPPYGHRKGWVPRSLEDFGDGGAFPEIHVAQFPLEMGRKKKTSNALAVQVDAEGKIKYDAIARQGQGKDKVIFSKYTDLLPKEVLNDDAPELQRPDEEAVQELTEKTRAALDKQVSQKIAAAMPVRAADKQAPAQYIRYTPSQQGVAFNSGAKQRVIRMVEMQKDPMEPPRFKINKKIPRGPPSPPAPVMHSPSRKMTVKEQQEWKIPPCISNWKNAKGYTIPLDKRLAADGRGLQTVHINENFAKLAEALYIADRKAREAVEMRAQVEKKMAQKEKEKKEEKLRELAQMARDRRAGIKSHGDKGGEDSEARERDEIRHDRRKERQHDRNISRAAPDKRSKLQRDQERDISELIALGMPNPRSSSEALYDQRLFNQSKGMDSGFAGGEDETYNVYDPPFRSGRDMASHIYRPSKNIDKDAYTDDLDSLIHSSRFAPGKEFSGADHGQRREGPVQFEEDPFGLDKFLEEAKQHGASKRPSTSSRSKDDYHDKKRRKE from the exons ATGTCTCTGGCGAG CTTTTTACCGGCGCCGACCCAGCTGTCTCAAGACcagctggaggcagaggagaggctCCGAGCACAGAAGTCCTACTCCACTGCCCTGGTTTCGTCCCTCAGAGAGCCCCCACCGTACGGACACAGGAAAGGCTGGGTGCCGCGTTCACTTGAG GACTTTGGAGATGGGGGAGCTTTCCCAGAGATCCATGTGGCCCAGTTTCCTCTGGAGATGGGTAGGAAGAAGAAGACTTCCAATGCTCTTGCTGTACAGGTGGATGCAGAAGGAAAGATCAAATACGATGCCATTGCCAGACAAGGACAGGGCAAGGATAAG GTGATCTTCAGTAAGTACACAGACCTTCTCCCAAAGGAAGTTCTAAATGATGACGCTCCAGAGCTACAGAGACCTGACGAGGAGGCTGTACAAGAA CTTACAGAGAAGACCCGTGCTGCCCTGGACAAGCAGGTGTCTCAGAAGATTGCTGCTGCCATGCCTGTAagagctgcagacaaacaggcTCCTGCACAGTACATCAG ATACACCCCATCCCAGCAGGGAGTAGCTTTCAACTCAGGGGCCAAACAGAGAGTGATCCGTATGGTGGAAATGCAGAAAGACCCCATGGAACCTCCACGTTTCAA gatcAATAAGAAGATTCCTCGAGgacctccctctcctcccgcCCCCGTCATGCATTCTCCAAGCAGAAAG atgacAGTCAAGGAGCAGCAGGAGTGGAAGATTCCTCCGTGCATATCCAACTGGAAGAACGCTAAG GGCTACACCATTCCTCTTGACAAACGTCTGGCTGCTGATGGTAGGGGGCTGCAAACGGTTCACATTAATGAAAACTTTGCCAAGCTGGCTGAGGCACTCTACATCGCCGATAGAAAG GCCAGAGAGGCTGTGGAGATGAGAGCCCAGGTAGAGAAGAAGATGGcccagaaggagaaggagaagaaggaggagaaactgAGGGAGCTGGCCCAAATGGCTCGAGACCGCAGGGCAGGGATCAAAAGTCACGGGGACAAAG GTGGCGAGGACAGCGAGGCCAGGGAGCGTGACGAGATCCGCCatgacagaaggaaagagagacagcacGACAGGAACATTTCCAGGGCTGCTCCTGATAAGAG GTCCAAGCTGCAGAGAGACCAGGAGAGGGACATCAGCGAGCTCATCGCCCTGGGTATGCCCAACCCTCGTTCCTCCAGCGAGGCCCTGTACGACCAGAGGCTCTTCAATCAGAGCAAG gGTATGGATAGTGGTTTTGCTGGCGGTGAGGACGAGACATACAACGTGTACGACCCCCCATTCCGCAGCGGCAGAGACATGGCTTCACACATCTACAGGCCCAGCAAGAATATAGACAAGGACGCCTACACAGATGACCTTGATTCTCTCATTCACAGCAG CCGGTTTGCTCCAGGTAAAGAGTTCTCAGGTGCCGACCATGGCCAGAGGCGGGAAGGACCGGTGCAGTTTGAGGAGGATCCCTTCGGTCTGGATAAGTTCTTGGAGGAAGCCAAGCAGCACGGTGCCTCCAAGAGGCCCTCCACCAGCAGCCGCTCAAAGGACGACTACCACGACAAGAAACGCAGGAAGGAGTAA